One stretch of Leptospira mtsangambouensis DNA includes these proteins:
- the metF gene encoding methylenetetrahydrofolate reductase [NAD(P)H], producing the protein MHISQILGKKQTTISFEFFPPKNAEASEDLFRNIQELSQMNPAYVSVTYGAGGSTRDLTHDLVVKLQEETGLTIVSHLTCVGSTKDEIREILKRYQKSGIHNIMALRGDPPKGQTEFHKTENGFEFAGELVGFIKKEFPELGIGVAGFPEGHPSTPNRLKEIEYLKWKVDQGVDYICTQLFFNNNDFYDFVERCEIAGIKVPIIAGIMPITSRKGMARMAELSLGTNFPAKLLKSLSRAEDDVYAENVGIHWATEQVRDLLDHKIAGIHMYTLNKSKATRRIYESLGIRNFDSIG; encoded by the coding sequence ATGCATATTTCTCAGATCCTCGGTAAAAAACAAACAACCATCAGCTTTGAATTTTTTCCCCCAAAGAATGCCGAAGCTTCCGAGGATTTGTTCCGAAACATCCAAGAATTGTCTCAAATGAACCCAGCTTATGTAAGTGTCACTTATGGAGCTGGGGGATCGACAAGAGATCTCACTCATGACCTTGTGGTAAAACTACAAGAAGAAACTGGGCTAACGATTGTTAGTCACCTTACTTGTGTTGGTTCAACAAAAGATGAAATTCGAGAAATTCTGAAACGATACCAAAAAAGTGGAATCCATAACATCATGGCACTACGTGGTGATCCACCAAAAGGCCAAACGGAATTTCACAAAACAGAAAATGGATTTGAATTTGCTGGTGAATTGGTCGGGTTTATCAAAAAAGAATTTCCAGAGTTGGGAATTGGAGTAGCTGGTTTTCCAGAAGGCCATCCCTCTACGCCCAATCGTTTAAAAGAAATCGAATATTTGAAATGGAAAGTAGACCAAGGTGTAGATTATATTTGTACCCAGCTATTTTTTAATAATAACGATTTTTATGATTTTGTAGAACGTTGTGAAATTGCCGGAATCAAAGTTCCGATTATCGCAGGGATTATGCCTATCACTTCTCGAAAAGGAATGGCTCGAATGGCAGAATTGTCACTTGGAACCAACTTCCCAGCTAAATTATTAAAATCTCTTTCTCGTGCGGAAGATGATGTTTATGCAGAAAATGTTGGCATTCATTGGGCCACAGAACAAGTAAGGGATTTATTGGATCACAAAATTGCTGGCATCCACATGTATACGCTTAACAAGTCTAAGGCGACAAGAAGAATTTACGAATCACTCGGGATTAGAAATTTCGACAGCATTGGTTGA
- a CDS encoding MORN repeat-containing protein → MRPKYLLLLFLSLFCLCKSNQKICEGENCRNGKFLVQYENGDRFEGEFFEDVKHGSGIYQYSNGDIFEGEYQFGYKEGKGIYRYANGDKFIGPYKKGKRHGFGKYLFSDGLVLEGNWENNELQGQSRIVNAKGSLVLEGIWKDSRWISISPTQTSSTNAVEISNPE, encoded by the coding sequence ATGCGTCCCAAATATTTATTATTATTATTTTTATCCCTTTTCTGCCTCTGCAAGTCGAACCAAAAAATCTGCGAAGGAGAAAATTGCAGGAATGGAAAATTTCTCGTTCAATATGAAAACGGTGATCGTTTTGAAGGCGAATTCTTTGAAGATGTCAAACATGGTTCAGGAATTTATCAATATTCTAATGGAGATATTTTTGAAGGTGAATACCAGTTTGGTTATAAAGAAGGAAAAGGTATTTATCGTTATGCGAATGGTGACAAGTTTATTGGTCCCTATAAAAAAGGCAAACGACATGGATTCGGAAAATATCTTTTCTCTGATGGGTTGGTGTTAGAAGGAAATTGGGAGAATAACGAACTACAAGGTCAATCGAGGATCGTAAATGCGAAAGGGAGTTTGGTATTGGAAGGAATTTGGAAAGATAGTCGGTGGATAAGTATCTCACCGACTCAGACGTCCTCAACCAATGCTGTCGAAATTTCTAATCCCGAGTGA
- a CDS encoding response regulator transcription factor yields MSQKKALIVDDSTVTRLMIRKIILDKYPEWEILEASSADDAKTLLSENQDIDFFTLDQNMPGILSGLDLAEELKKNYNDTKIILITANIQDAIRNRAKSIGIEFVEKPVTAEKIIPHLD; encoded by the coding sequence ATGTCACAAAAAAAAGCACTGATCGTAGACGATAGTACTGTTACTCGTTTAATGATCAGAAAGATTATTTTAGACAAATACCCAGAATGGGAGATTTTGGAGGCAAGTTCCGCAGACGATGCCAAAACTTTGTTGTCCGAAAATCAAGACATCGACTTTTTCACGTTGGATCAAAACATGCCGGGGATCTTGTCCGGTTTGGATTTAGCTGAAGAACTCAAAAAAAATTATAACGATACAAAAATCATATTAATTACTGCAAACATTCAAGATGCGATTAGAAATAGAGCAAAATCCATTGGAATCGAATTTGTAGAAAAACCCGTTACTGCTGAAAAAATTATCCCACATCTGGACTAA
- a CDS encoding chemotaxis protein CheX: MNFLTEIERDSLCELFNISLGGAAKLMSEMISDEILLTVPSLKLINTEEAKNIEYLANQEVCTIEQKFIGGIGEGSAFLLFHKSASLEIVKMMMKDYVALNEVSQFEKDALSEIGNIILNAILSNLAKMSDYKIETHIPEFFAGKYEDLLLRRNPKKDNSILLVFIDYKLSGKDIKGYIFFILNFESIKNLSRVLIEKLKQ; encoded by the coding sequence ATGAATTTTCTAACTGAAATAGAACGAGATTCTTTGTGTGAGTTATTCAATATAAGTTTGGGTGGGGCCGCAAAGTTAATGAGCGAAATGATCTCGGATGAAATTTTATTAACCGTCCCAAGTCTAAAACTCATTAACACAGAAGAAGCCAAAAATATTGAATACCTAGCGAACCAAGAAGTTTGCACCATAGAACAAAAGTTTATTGGTGGAATCGGTGAAGGATCAGCTTTTCTTTTATTTCATAAAAGTGCAAGTTTGGAAATTGTCAAAATGATGATGAAAGACTATGTTGCACTCAATGAAGTTTCTCAGTTTGAAAAAGATGCACTAAGTGAAATCGGCAATATTATCCTAAATGCCATCTTATCAAATTTGGCAAAAATGTCCGATTATAAAATTGAAACTCATATTCCTGAATTTTTTGCCGGCAAGTATGAAGATCTTCTTTTAAGAAGAAATCCCAAAAAAGACAACTCAATCCTTTTAGTTTTTATCGACTATAAACTAAGTGGTAAAGATATCAAAGGATATATATTTTTCATTCTTAATTTCGAAAGTATCAAAAACCTTTCTAGAGTACTCATAGAAAAGTTGAAACAGTGA
- a CDS encoding ATP-binding protein, giving the protein MNTLSEKHLLTIIKKSGIGILILDQNLNIVLVNSWFLKNSGFKEADLENSPFLKIFPELKNTRTYKSIELCLDYSQYSILTHTLNPFPFPLYDNEKKRESEERIYQYLHIIPISIENETDHFCMIQISDVSQQVVREKLLREQMNLANLREIEAQKASQAKTDFLASMSHEIRTPLNAILGMTDTLNETELTEEQQEYLTVLRNSGKALFNIINDILDLSRIESGKLEMEHIHFSIRDLLSETISLFYMKAKAKGIEISFHVEDEISESIAGDSTRLQQVLINLLGNAMKFTEKGKITVECLLSENKKNLKISVEDTGIGIPSEKLTSIFESFTQVDSSTTRKYGGTGLGLTITKKLIQLMGGDIYVISKVSIGSKFIFEIPYEGFIKRISGIHQHWLNLELPEPENFPECKILLAEDSEENVFIIKTFFRKYPIEIITAYNGKVALEKFKSEKFDIVLMDMQMPEMDGLEATREIRKIELANQVRASDSVPIIAISANVQKDDISKSFLAGITSYLPKPVRKQEILKLMYFYLVM; this is encoded by the coding sequence GTGAATACTCTCAGTGAAAAACATTTACTAACAATTATCAAAAAGTCCGGAATTGGAATCCTTATTCTGGATCAAAATCTTAATATCGTTTTAGTCAACAGTTGGTTTCTTAAAAACTCTGGATTTAAAGAAGCAGATTTAGAAAATTCTCCTTTTTTAAAAATTTTTCCTGAACTCAAAAATACACGAACATATAAATCTATTGAACTTTGTTTGGATTATTCTCAATACTCCATATTAACACATACTCTAAATCCATTTCCGTTTCCTCTATATGATAATGAAAAAAAAAGAGAATCTGAAGAACGTATTTATCAGTATTTACATATCATTCCTATTTCTATTGAAAATGAGACAGATCATTTTTGTATGATCCAAATTTCAGACGTATCTCAACAGGTTGTCCGTGAAAAACTTTTGCGAGAACAAATGAATTTGGCAAACCTAAGGGAAATCGAAGCACAAAAAGCATCACAAGCAAAAACAGATTTTTTAGCTTCAATGAGCCATGAAATTAGAACTCCACTCAATGCAATCCTAGGTATGACTGATACCTTAAACGAAACAGAGTTAACAGAAGAGCAACAAGAATATTTAACAGTCCTACGAAACTCAGGAAAGGCTCTCTTTAATATTATCAATGACATTTTAGATTTGTCGCGAATTGAATCAGGAAAATTGGAAATGGAACATATCCATTTTTCGATACGTGACCTATTGAGTGAAACAATCTCTTTATTCTATATGAAAGCAAAAGCAAAGGGTATCGAAATATCGTTTCATGTAGAAGATGAAATTTCAGAGAGTATTGCAGGAGATTCCACTCGATTACAACAAGTACTAATCAATTTATTGGGCAACGCGATGAAATTTACGGAAAAGGGAAAAATTACCGTAGAGTGTTTATTAAGCGAAAATAAAAAGAATCTAAAAATTTCCGTAGAAGACACGGGGATTGGTATTCCGAGTGAAAAATTGACATCCATTTTCGAAAGTTTCACTCAAGTGGATAGCTCAACGACAAGGAAATATGGGGGAACCGGGCTTGGTTTAACAATAACCAAAAAGTTAATTCAGCTCATGGGTGGGGATATTTATGTTATCAGTAAGGTGTCTATAGGATCAAAATTTATTTTCGAAATTCCGTATGAAGGTTTTATCAAACGTATTTCAGGAATCCACCAACATTGGCTCAATTTAGAACTCCCTGAACCAGAAAACTTTCCTGAGTGTAAAATTCTTTTAGCAGAAGATTCCGAAGAAAACGTTTTTATCATCAAAACTTTTTTTCGCAAATATCCGATCGAAATTATTACCGCATACAATGGGAAAGTAGCATTAGAAAAATTCAAATCGGAAAAGTTTGATATAGTTTTGATGGATATGCAAATGCCGGAAATGGATGGATTGGAAGCTACTAGAGAAATTAGAAAAATCGAACTCGCCAATCAAGTTAGAGCTAGTGATTCCGTACCAATTATTGCAATTTCTGCAAATGTTCAAAAGGATGATATAAGCAAAAGTTTCTTAGCAGGAATCACTTCCTACTTACCCAAACCTGTAAGAAAACAAGAGATATTGAAACTAATGTATTTTTACCTCGTTATGTAA
- a CDS encoding S8 family serine peptidase, producing MNQLKTTISILTLVSVFFGNCNPVNKNDPFSDALFYAFLFQAIGNAQEENCSFSPVNADSLFNDQWHLRNIGQSGGTVGEDSNVNPVWNQDISGNKVIVSVVDDGLDTRHEDLSANISVTARGLNLLNSTIFPNHTYSNSFHGTAVGGVIAARGGNGVGVRGAAPCSKLVGVNILEKSTIYTSDEYRAMINEASRVSISNNSWGSPDGYGWLWPSSSLWQQGINEGIRTGKSGKGTVYVWAAGNGANGGSIPAPILVDNANYDGQANFYGVMAIGGIGQNGVKAIYSESGANLWVVAHTQGNSATAYTTAISTTDATGTSGINAGGTSGDYSFANYTKKFNGTSSATPLAAGVISLLLSYRPDLTWRDVRELVAYSARTNDPGDTDWTTNAAGLNINHKYGFGAVDAASLITSAGTWTPITKPQIIDTQPLLSPNTPIPDNDLVTGATVNYNVTSSITYIEYIDVEFTSHHSYFPELFIRITSPSGTSSFLSEAHACANPYSGNLCSSGNTSIASMTGSATYRFGLARNLGENPNGVWTIRVFDASATDTGSINAVQLRIYGR from the coding sequence ATGAATCAATTGAAAACTACAATTTCCATTCTAACTTTGGTAAGTGTTTTTTTTGGGAATTGTAATCCAGTCAATAAAAATGACCCTTTCAGTGATGCTCTATTCTATGCTTTCTTGTTTCAGGCGATTGGCAACGCACAAGAAGAAAACTGCAGTTTTTCTCCCGTCAATGCAGATTCACTTTTTAATGACCAATGGCATTTACGCAACATTGGCCAATCGGGAGGAACGGTAGGCGAAGACTCAAATGTCAATCCCGTATGGAACCAAGACATTTCTGGAAATAAGGTGATTGTCAGTGTTGTGGATGATGGCCTAGACACAAGACATGAGGATCTCTCAGCAAATATATCAGTCACAGCCAGAGGACTAAATCTTTTAAATAGTACCATTTTTCCTAACCATACCTACTCCAATAGTTTTCATGGAACTGCCGTTGGTGGTGTCATTGCGGCTCGCGGTGGGAATGGCGTTGGTGTTCGTGGTGCTGCCCCCTGTTCTAAGTTAGTTGGAGTAAATATCTTAGAAAAATCTACGATTTATACTTCAGATGAATACCGAGCAATGATAAACGAAGCTTCTCGTGTTTCCATTTCGAACAATAGTTGGGGGTCTCCAGATGGGTATGGATGGCTATGGCCATCTAGTTCTCTTTGGCAACAAGGTATCAATGAAGGCATCCGAACAGGAAAATCTGGAAAAGGAACTGTTTACGTTTGGGCCGCAGGGAATGGAGCCAACGGCGGAAGCATCCCTGCACCAATCCTTGTGGATAATGCAAACTATGATGGTCAGGCAAATTTTTACGGAGTGATGGCTATCGGCGGGATCGGACAAAATGGAGTGAAAGCAATTTACTCCGAATCAGGTGCAAATCTATGGGTTGTTGCACACACACAGGGAAATAGTGCAACTGCGTATACCACGGCAATTTCTACAACAGATGCTACGGGTACTTCTGGAATCAATGCAGGTGGAACATCGGGAGATTATTCATTTGCAAATTATACAAAAAAATTCAACGGAACATCTTCTGCCACTCCTCTTGCCGCAGGAGTGATTTCCTTATTATTAAGTTATCGTCCAGATTTGACCTGGCGTGATGTAAGAGAGTTAGTTGCTTACTCTGCACGAACCAACGATCCTGGGGATACAGATTGGACAACGAATGCAGCAGGGTTGAATATCAATCATAAATATGGATTTGGTGCCGTAGACGCAGCAAGTTTAATTACCAGTGCAGGTACATGGACTCCAATTACTAAACCACAAATCATTGATACCCAACCATTGTTATCACCAAATACGCCGATCCCAGATAATGATTTAGTAACAGGTGCTACTGTTAATTACAATGTAACTTCTAGTATTACTTACATCGAGTATATTGATGTAGAATTTACATCACACCATAGTTATTTTCCAGAATTGTTCATTCGTATCACTTCACCTAGTGGTACTTCAAGTTTCCTTTCAGAAGCTCATGCTTGTGCAAATCCATATAGTGGCAATTTGTGTTCTTCAGGGAACACCTCCATCGCTTCTATGACAGGTTCAGCAACTTATCGATTTGGATTGGCACGCAACTTAGGAGAAAATCCAAATGGAGTTTGGACCATCAGAGTGTTTGATGCAAGTGCGACTGATACTGGTTCAATCAATGCTGTGCAACTACGCATTTATGGGAGGTAA
- the prfA gene encoding peptide chain release factor 1, whose amino-acid sequence MIDRLKKIQEKYLRIEDELSKATASDTLKNLSKERSRLTPVYTKADEYLKITKDCQDAKLLLESESDPDMHSMLKSEVDEGEKKLEELAKELEIMLLPPDPNSGKSILVEIRAGTGGDESGLFCADLFRMYNKYADKQGIRAEIIDASPTGIGGFKEIVFSLDDDRAYDLFKFESGTHRVQRIPETESGGRIHTSAVTVAILPEAEEKEVEIRESDLRIDVYRSSGAGGQHVNTTDSAVRITHIPTGIVVASQEERSQIKNRDKAMRVLRARIVDQMADAAKQSADALKKAQVGSGDRSERIRTYNFPQGRCTDHRIGFTSHNLSAIMEGDLDELIDALVQEDRSKRLAEAKA is encoded by the coding sequence ATGATAGATAGATTGAAAAAAATTCAAGAAAAATACCTGCGTATCGAGGATGAGCTCTCCAAGGCCACCGCATCTGATACATTGAAGAATCTATCGAAAGAAAGATCTCGCCTAACGCCCGTATATACAAAAGCTGACGAATATTTAAAAATTACAAAAGACTGCCAAGACGCAAAATTACTTCTTGAATCGGAAAGTGATCCTGACATGCATTCCATGTTAAAATCAGAAGTGGATGAAGGCGAAAAAAAATTAGAAGAGTTGGCGAAAGAACTCGAAATTATGTTATTACCTCCCGATCCAAATTCTGGTAAAAGCATTTTGGTTGAAATTCGTGCTGGAACGGGTGGGGACGAATCTGGATTGTTTTGTGCTGATTTATTTCGTATGTACAATAAGTATGCGGACAAACAGGGGATTCGTGCAGAAATCATTGATGCAAGTCCAACGGGTATTGGCGGATTCAAAGAGATTGTTTTTTCCCTTGATGATGATAGGGCCTATGACTTATTTAAATTTGAATCAGGTACTCACCGTGTCCAAAGGATTCCAGAAACGGAATCTGGTGGTAGGATTCATACCTCAGCTGTTACTGTTGCCATCCTTCCAGAAGCAGAAGAAAAAGAAGTGGAAATTCGGGAAAGTGATCTCCGGATAGACGTCTATCGTTCGTCAGGTGCAGGTGGTCAGCACGTCAACACAACAGACTCTGCGGTTAGGATAACCCATATTCCCACAGGGATTGTAGTTGCTTCCCAAGAAGAACGTTCACAAATCAAAAACCGTGATAAGGCAATGCGCGTATTGCGAGCAAGGATTGTCGATCAGATGGCTGACGCCGCAAAACAAAGTGCTGATGCTCTCAAAAAAGCACAAGTGGGGTCTGGAGATAGATCGGAACGAATTCGAACCTACAATTTCCCTCAAGGACGATGTACGGATCATAGAATTGGTTTTACGAGTCATAATTTGTCGGCAATTATGGAAGGCGATTTGGATGAATTGATTGATGCTTTGGTCCAAGAGGACCGGTCGAAGCGACTGGCTGAAGCAAAGGCATAA
- a CDS encoding hydrolase, carbon-nitrogen family protein → MHNLYVPPYKILIFIVLFGFGFFSASILKDDQTALPKFDIPTPDLSFDFKFDFNFNKPEVDEEILKPVKTWTDVNLQTNGVDRKYGNLVGIQLVLKPEDFVKEEWWRERIDETLNKGKSSGIFDRKTIVILPEHTGTGLVFLDEKSRFLNADSFDLALKTKGENFTSSDLFYLKAEKMAEVYVRTFSELAKQYNVPILAGTIILPNPKIVKGGLVLDSKGPLYNVAIPFSADGKLMEPLVKKTLLTEEESTILSPGEATQDRVWIVPGWKVAIFIGQEVFDANLYNRLVGKPIDGLISPSSSYPEMKWQSYNLEDSNVWKQEGLAKYIKSTKAQDLVQVFLGGQLYGKNWNGKTYNLRDFSNEDQVGSVETPTILNLYF, encoded by the coding sequence ATGCATAATTTATATGTTCCACCATACAAAATTCTCATTTTTATCGTTTTATTTGGTTTTGGTTTTTTCTCTGCATCTATTCTAAAAGATGATCAAACAGCCTTACCTAAGTTTGATATACCTACACCAGACTTAAGTTTTGATTTTAAATTCGATTTTAATTTTAATAAACCTGAAGTAGATGAAGAAATTTTAAAACCTGTTAAAACTTGGACTGATGTAAATCTACAAACCAATGGTGTTGATAGAAAATACGGGAACCTAGTCGGAATTCAACTGGTTTTAAAACCAGAAGACTTTGTAAAAGAAGAATGGTGGCGTGAACGAATTGACGAAACATTGAACAAAGGTAAATCTTCTGGAATCTTTGATCGTAAAACGATTGTGATTCTTCCTGAACATACTGGAACAGGATTAGTGTTTTTAGATGAAAAATCCAGATTTTTAAATGCAGACTCTTTTGATTTAGCTTTGAAAACAAAAGGGGAAAATTTTACAAGTTCCGATTTATTTTATTTAAAAGCCGAAAAAATGGCTGAAGTTTATGTTCGAACTTTTTCTGAATTAGCGAAACAGTACAATGTTCCTATCTTAGCTGGTACGATCATTTTACCAAACCCAAAGATTGTAAAAGGTGGTCTTGTTCTCGATTCCAAAGGGCCACTTTATAATGTAGCCATTCCTTTTTCCGCTGATGGAAAATTAATGGAACCTCTTGTTAAAAAAACTTTATTAACAGAAGAAGAATCAACTATTCTTTCTCCTGGCGAGGCTACTCAAGATCGCGTTTGGATTGTGCCAGGTTGGAAGGTTGCAATATTCATTGGGCAAGAAGTGTTTGATGCGAATCTTTATAACCGACTAGTAGGAAAACCTATTGATGGTTTGATTTCACCTTCCTCTTCTTATCCCGAAATGAAATGGCAATCTTATAATTTAGAAGATTCTAATGTATGGAAACAAGAAGGTTTGGCAAAATACATAAAATCAACTAAGGCCCAAGACCTTGTACAAGTGTTTCTTGGTGGGCAGTTATATGGAAAAAATTGGAATGGGAAAACGTATAATCTTCGCGACTTTTCCAATGAAGATCAGGTGGGATCGGTAGAAACGCCAACGATCTTAAATTTGTACTTTTAA
- a CDS encoding NUDIX domain-containing protein — translation MSNHGFFQITQKLFLRDGNQLLVLRDRKSGHGDLPGGRMNEDEFFSDWTESIFREINEELGDQIKIDVNPEPIFIHKHRVNEGNFPCVIIAYSAKLLEGKIQLSDEHDYMDWVDITKFNPTNLFSEYMLDAVQLYLKKYA, via the coding sequence GTGAGCAACCACGGTTTTTTTCAAATTACTCAAAAGTTATTTCTTCGGGATGGAAATCAATTATTAGTTCTGCGTGATAGAAAGTCTGGCCATGGAGATTTACCTGGTGGCCGTATGAATGAAGATGAATTTTTTTCGGATTGGACCGAAAGTATTTTTCGGGAAATAAATGAAGAATTAGGCGATCAAATTAAAATTGATGTAAATCCTGAACCAATTTTTATACATAAACATAGGGTAAATGAAGGAAATTTCCCTTGTGTCATCATTGCTTATTCTGCCAAACTATTGGAAGGAAAAATTCAGTTATCTGATGAACATGACTATATGGACTGGGTTGATATAACAAAGTTTAATCCAACCAATCTTTTTTCGGAGTATATGTTGGATGCAGTCCAACTTTATTTAAAAAAATATGCATAA
- a CDS encoding alcohol dehydrogenase catalytic domain-containing protein, with amino-acid sequence MNLKFRAKDYTSDDSFESAEYEYFGNETEGWEIKRNGQPYLHLGPGYIPLKTISCGVCSTDIDRRFLPFPLPQIIGHEVLAEGLGDNQGKQFVVEINDTYEARGDKDLDLFCKEGIPTHSPERRVLGIDRLPGGFGPYILAPVHAAISLEGVSPKAAVLMEPFAAALQAILASPPKLGDHVAVLGPRRLGSLILAALASYRKSNRLNFRITAITRHDHLVTLSKAMGADEVIDLRKTDISEIKNQFDIVYDTTSTTSGFESALEIAKREVHLKTTNGQVMAGIAHLTELVVDELSILPYSEQNVSFHWKKENRKNQNIFVFGGVSKSIKENLKNQFTVYEGSASEAESILNSDLFSNRLPRFDLVVVSNPEELSLAIRPNPKHENSLVRPRGAILVDTTSEDNWSDDSRLVAKFFANQKEIHSSRCGDFHMAISLLRDNPEITHALETNLISHRFSSDQLEEAYATAKDPSSVKVVVDFK; translated from the coding sequence ATGAACTTAAAATTTCGAGCGAAGGATTACACATCCGATGACTCGTTTGAATCAGCTGAATACGAGTATTTTGGCAATGAAACGGAAGGTTGGGAAATCAAACGGAATGGCCAACCCTACCTTCATTTAGGACCTGGTTATATTCCTCTTAAAACGATCTCATGTGGAGTTTGTTCCACAGACATAGACAGACGATTTTTACCTTTCCCACTCCCCCAAATCATAGGGCATGAAGTTCTAGCGGAAGGTCTTGGTGACAACCAAGGAAAACAATTTGTTGTGGAAATTAACGATACCTATGAAGCCCGAGGAGACAAGGACTTGGATCTTTTTTGTAAAGAAGGAATTCCAACCCATTCTCCCGAAAGGCGAGTCCTAGGGATCGACCGTCTGCCTGGTGGCTTTGGCCCTTATATTTTAGCTCCCGTACATGCTGCTATTTCTTTGGAAGGTGTTTCACCGAAAGCCGCCGTTCTGATGGAACCTTTTGCTGCCGCCCTTCAAGCCATCCTTGCTTCCCCTCCCAAATTGGGAGACCATGTGGCTGTTCTTGGACCACGTAGGTTGGGAAGTTTGATCTTGGCAGCTCTTGCTTCATACAGAAAATCGAATCGTTTAAACTTTCGCATAACGGCGATCACTCGCCATGATCATTTGGTCACATTATCCAAAGCAATGGGTGCCGATGAAGTGATTGATCTTCGCAAAACGGATATTAGTGAAATTAAAAATCAATTTGATATTGTTTATGATACCACTTCGACTACTTCAGGATTTGAATCTGCTTTAGAAATTGCAAAACGCGAAGTGCATCTCAAAACAACGAATGGCCAAGTGATGGCAGGGATTGCCCATTTAACCGAACTTGTAGTGGATGAACTTTCGATTCTTCCGTATTCAGAACAAAATGTATCCTTTCATTGGAAAAAAGAAAATCGTAAAAACCAAAACATATTTGTTTTTGGCGGAGTTTCCAAATCAATCAAAGAGAATCTAAAGAATCAATTTACTGTCTACGAAGGAAGTGCCTCAGAAGCAGAGAGTATTCTAAATTCTGATTTATTTTCGAATCGATTGCCTCGATTTGATTTGGTAGTAGTTTCTAATCCAGAGGAACTAAGTTTAGCCATTCGTCCTAATCCAAAACATGAAAATTCATTGGTCCGTCCGCGTGGAGCAATCCTTGTAGATACAACAAGTGAAGATAATTGGTCGGATGACTCGCGTTTGGTCGCCAAGTTCTTTGCAAATCAAAAAGAAATACATAGTTCCCGTTGCGGGGATTTTCATATGGCGATTTCGCTTCTTCGTGACAATCCTGAGATCACACATGCATTAGAAACAAATTTAATCTCCCATCGTTTTTCATCAGACCAACTGGAAGAGGCATATGCAACTGCTAAAGATCCATCAAGTGTTAAGGTAGTTGTCGATTTTAAATAG
- a CDS encoding rhomboid family intramembrane serine protease — MRSFIWEFPLTAGFSLFLFLLYPTVSIFFPDLISVYFIATPGEFEPINWILSTFFHGSGAHLLSNLFFLLLLGRVVENRVGKARWLLFYFMAGILSVLGDATVRGLILGDRTPIVGASGAISGLASAATFLSPFRFPISQKKSIPFPVFLFGWMMVYSDITNLFARDQVAHWAHLGGFFSVFVTSYLLGDKERREIRQGFLLNFTFFTLTIILLFFINNR, encoded by the coding sequence ATGCGATCATTTATTTGGGAATTTCCCCTCACAGCTGGATTTTCATTATTTCTTTTTTTGTTATACCCAACTGTATCCATTTTTTTTCCTGATTTGATTTCAGTTTATTTTATCGCAACACCTGGCGAATTTGAACCAATCAATTGGATTTTATCTACATTCTTCCACGGATCAGGGGCACATTTGCTTTCGAATTTATTTTTTCTATTACTCCTTGGCCGAGTTGTTGAAAATCGAGTAGGGAAAGCAAGGTGGCTTTTATTTTATTTTATGGCCGGAATACTGTCTGTGTTAGGTGATGCGACTGTTCGGGGTCTGATTTTAGGAGACAGGACTCCCATTGTTGGTGCAAGTGGTGCGATTTCGGGTTTGGCATCTGCTGCCACTTTCTTATCTCCCTTTCGTTTTCCTATCTCCCAAAAAAAATCCATTCCATTCCCGGTTTTTCTTTTTGGTTGGATGATGGTTTATTCTGATATAACCAATTTATTCGCTCGTGATCAAGTAGCACATTGGGCTCATCTTGGCGGTTTTTTTTCGGTCTTTGTAACAAGTTACTTACTTGGAGATAAAGAAAGGAGAGAAATTAGACAGGGCTTTCTTCTCAACTTTACCTTTTTTACATTGACGATCATTCTTCTTTTTTTTATCAACAATAGGTAA